In the genome of Coregonus clupeaformis isolate EN_2021a chromosome 1, ASM2061545v1, whole genome shotgun sequence, one region contains:
- the LOC121584427 gene encoding cold shock domain-containing protein C2-like: MADSDPSSPSNPPRPLSSSRSPLSLSFLFLRQGSRVWETERKPPLMPSELPSPLPSRRTRTYSATVRARSGPVYKGVCRTFYRSQGHGFIKPSNGGEDIFAHISDIDGEYVPMEGDVVTYKVCSIPPKNQKMQAVEVVITHLAPGSKHETWSGQIISS, encoded by the exons ATGGCTGATTCAGACCCCTCGTCCCCCTCCAATCCCCCACGGCCGCTGAGCTCCTCCcgctcccccctctccctgtccttcCTCTTCCTCAGGCAGGGAAGTCGGGTGTGGGAGACGGAGAGGAAACCCCCCCTGATGCCAAGCGAGCTGCCCAGCCCTCTGCCCTCCAGACGCACCCGTACATACTCAGC TACGGTGCGGGCCAGATCAGGCCCAGTGTATAAGGGCGTGTGCAGGACCTTCTACAGGTCCCAGGGTCATGGCTTTATAAAGCCCTCCAACGGTGGGGAGGACATCTTTGCACACATCTCTGA TATCGATGGAGAATATGTTCCGATGGAAGGCGACGTGGTCACGTACAAAGTCTGTTCCATCCCCCCCAAGAACCAGAAGATGCAGGCGGTGGAGGTGGTCATCACCCACCTGGCCCCAGGAAGCAAGCATGAGACCTGGTCTGGACAGATCATCAGCTCCTAG